A part of Propionispora hippei DSM 15287 genomic DNA contains:
- a CDS encoding AbrB/MazE/SpoVT family DNA-binding domain-containing protein, with protein MEVDVVRIGNSKGIRIPASMLKQCGIDKKVTVSVDGNKITLTPSRLPRQGWAEACKKAASRIHEDDPVIYDDTIDLDKLEEP; from the coding sequence ATGGAAGTTGATGTAGTTAGAATAGGGAATTCTAAAGGTATCCGCATCCCTGCCAGTATGCTGAAACAATGCGGTATAGACAAAAAGGTGACAGTATCGGTAGATGGTAACAAAATAACATTGACCCCTTCACGCTTGCCTAGACAGGGTTGGGCAGAGGCTTGTAAAAAAGCGGCATCAAGAATACATGAGGATGACCCTGTTATATATGATGATACGATAGACCTTGATAAGTTGGAGGAGCCTTAA
- a CDS encoding type II toxin-antitoxin system PemK/MazF family toxin: MYEQYGVYWVDLNPTKGGEMNKVRPCVILSPTDVNDFLLTVVSAPITSTDLGLPMRFKVNVKNVKGFVALDQMRALDKSRFCDKVGRLNKDEIETCKAILKEYLID; encoded by the coding sequence ATGTATGAACAGTATGGTGTTTATTGGGTAGACCTAAACCCAACTAAAGGCGGTGAAATGAATAAGGTTCGGCCTTGTGTTATACTCTCGCCAACTGATGTTAATGACTTTCTATTGACGGTTGTATCAGCACCTATAACAAGCACTGACTTAGGTCTACCTATGCGTTTCAAAGTTAATGTAAAGAATGTAAAAGGATTTGTAGCGTTAGACCAAATGAGAGCCTTAGATAAGTCGCGTTTCTGTGATAAAGTTGGAAGGTTAAATAAGGATGAAATAGAGACTTGCAAGGCTATACTTAAAGAATATTTGATAGACTGA
- a CDS encoding tyrosine-type recombinase/integrase yields the protein MANVEPMELQEEKTTKKINRTRKKGDGGVQEIAPGKFRAFLDIGTETVVIDGKVKTKRKRKTFTGKSQTEVIKMLNKYKAEQLKGNLVADSKTTFAEYIQRWMDMREDNIKATTKRGYKYMTEYHIIPSLGSMRIQKITVANLNDYFKKKLKEGLSACSVVKHRALIHSVFELAVTENAVQSNPVPRCMEILVRHPEAQALTEEQIKALMSTAREVYEKHKGHGNKMYQIFHLVLTALATGFRRGEIAGLTWDCLNETENTITVKQNLIEVKGGARLDTPKTVKSQRTIAVDPSVIQYLKELDDGKSDFIFHTKTGNHLTLSNVHRAFKLLVKQAGLPKETRFHDLRHTHATLLINKGIDYKAVSERLGHSNVSVTLNRYTHAVSGTDRKAANLMSSVIFESENTSEQRSEEARNEGENV from the coding sequence ATGGCAAATGTAGAACCTATGGAACTCCAAGAGGAGAAAACCACAAAGAAAATCAACCGTACTCGTAAGAAGGGAGACGGTGGTGTCCAAGAGATTGCTCCGGGTAAATTCAGAGCCTTCTTAGACATCGGGACAGAGACAGTAGTAATTGATGGTAAGGTGAAGACCAAAAGGAAACGTAAGACCTTCACCGGGAAGTCTCAGACAGAAGTCATTAAGATGCTCAATAAGTACAAGGCAGAGCAACTCAAGGGTAATCTAGTAGCCGACTCTAAGACCACCTTTGCGGAGTACATTCAGCGGTGGATGGATATGCGAGAGGACAACATCAAAGCCACTACCAAAAGAGGCTATAAGTACATGACCGAATATCACATCATACCGTCTTTAGGTTCCATGAGAATCCAAAAGATAACCGTAGCGAACCTGAATGACTACTTCAAGAAGAAACTAAAAGAAGGACTGTCTGCTTGTTCAGTGGTCAAGCATAGAGCCTTGATACATAGTGTCTTTGAATTAGCGGTCACAGAGAACGCAGTTCAGAGTAATCCTGTACCGAGATGTATGGAGATTCTAGTAAGACACCCAGAGGCCCAAGCGTTGACCGAGGAGCAAATAAAGGCTCTCATGTCTACCGCAAGGGAAGTCTACGAGAAACACAAGGGCCACGGCAATAAGATGTACCAGATATTCCATTTGGTACTCACAGCGTTAGCCACAGGATTCCGTAGAGGAGAAATAGCGGGTCTCACATGGGATTGTCTCAATGAAACTGAGAATACTATTACTGTCAAGCAGAATCTTATAGAGGTCAAGGGAGGAGCCAGATTAGACACTCCTAAGACAGTGAAGTCACAAAGGACTATTGCAGTAGACCCAAGTGTGATACAATATCTAAAGGAACTCGATGATGGTAAGTCGGATTTCATCTTTCATACGAAGACCGGGAACCACTTGACCTTATCGAATGTTCATAGAGCCTTTAAGTTGTTAGTGAAACAGGCTGGACTTCCAAAGGAGACCAGATTCCACGATTTAAGACATACTCATGCGACCTTATTGATAAACAAGGGTATAGACTATAAAGCCGTATCAGAACGCCTTGGTCACAGTAATGTATCAGTGACATTGAACCGCTATACACACGCTGTAAGTGGAACAGACAGAAAGGCCGCAAACCTAATGTCTTCGGTCATTTTCGAGTCTGAAAATACGAGCGAGCAGCGGTCTGAAGAGGCCCGAAATGAAGGCGAAAACGTGTGA
- a CDS encoding WG repeat-containing protein, with amino-acid sequence MQFNKKVVCFSFILILFISSVGINVYADEKQNLKFDEARSFSENLAAVKINGKWGLIDLKGNFVVPAEYENISFYKGTAIIKIAGQYGVISTSGKEIIPAQYEEITYCKDWRNTPQNELLAVKQGGKWGVYSTTGRQIVPVFYDKIEINFNRTINVVLNSKVGLLDESGHTIIPVGYNFISSSLQWDEKDPVKNLSVVRQGDKWGIADRSGKELIPVVYDRVSMGTNLIRVQKDKKFGFINYRGQEVIPLKYDEDWRYAGYYYFSEGLAAVSVAGKWGYIDERDRTVIPFEYDSGHPFKDGLAVVALNKKEGLINKENKVIIPLQYDNLYYLAQLYNGSTMYAGDNLIIVKLNSKEGVFDTDGQEIIPLKYDYISSIGDGLFKVQLDNKYGVIDKTDKVVIPIQSKVYEYIIYDDSKNFRVFGEGKWKFYKQNGDQLISNEYDYALPFAHGLAPIKVNDKWGYVDMKGKLTSWSYQ; translated from the coding sequence TTGCAATTTAATAAAAAGGTAGTATGTTTTAGTTTTATCTTGATTCTATTTATTTCAAGTGTCGGAATAAATGTTTATGCCGATGAAAAACAAAATCTTAAATTTGATGAGGCTCGTTCTTTCTCCGAGAACTTAGCAGCAGTTAAAATAAATGGGAAATGGGGGCTTATCGATTTAAAGGGTAATTTTGTTGTACCTGCCGAATATGAAAATATAAGTTTTTATAAAGGAACTGCAATCATTAAAATTGCTGGCCAGTATGGAGTAATCAGTACGTCGGGAAAGGAAATTATTCCTGCTCAATATGAGGAAATAACTTATTGCAAAGATTGGCGGAATACACCTCAGAATGAGCTTCTTGCTGTGAAGCAGGGAGGGAAATGGGGTGTTTATAGTACAACTGGCAGGCAAATTGTTCCGGTATTTTATGATAAAATCGAAATTAATTTTAACAGAACAATTAATGTGGTTCTAAATAGCAAGGTGGGCCTGTTGGATGAGTCGGGTCATACGATAATTCCTGTTGGGTATAATTTTATTTCAAGTTCTTTACAGTGGGATGAAAAAGATCCAGTAAAAAACCTTTCCGTAGTACGGCAGGGCGATAAATGGGGTATTGCTGATCGAAGCGGGAAGGAACTTATTCCGGTAGTATATGACCGAGTAAGCATGGGAACTAACTTAATTAGGGTTCAGAAAGATAAGAAATTTGGATTTATCAATTATCGGGGACAAGAAGTAATTCCTCTAAAATATGATGAGGACTGGAGATATGCGGGGTATTATTATTTCAGTGAAGGACTGGCCGCGGTATCTGTTGCTGGGAAATGGGGCTATATTGACGAAAGGGATAGAACGGTCATTCCTTTTGAGTATGATAGTGGACATCCTTTTAAGGACGGTCTAGCAGTAGTTGCACTTAATAAAAAAGAAGGGTTGATTAATAAAGAAAATAAAGTCATTATTCCACTACAATATGATAATCTTTATTATTTAGCACAGCTTTATAATGGTTCGACAATGTATGCTGGAGACAATTTGATTATTGTAAAATTGAATAGTAAGGAAGGTGTTTTTGATACTGACGGTCAAGAAATTATTCCTTTAAAGTATGATTACATAAGTTCAATTGGTGATGGATTATTTAAAGTGCAATTAGACAACAAGTATGGAGTTATTGATAAAACAGATAAAGTTGTGATACCGATACAAAGCAAAGTATATGAGTATATTATTTATGATGATAGTAAAAACTTTAGAGTTTTTGGTGAGGGGAAATGGAAGTTTTATAAACAAAATGGGGATCAATTAATTTCAAACGAGTATGACTACGCATTACCATTTGCCCATGGATTAGCACCAATAAAAGTAAATGACAAATGGGGATATGTAGATATGAAAGGAAAATTAACTTCTTGGAGCTATCAATGA
- a CDS encoding polysaccharide deacetylase family protein, protein MFSRRQFLKLGFGAMGTAAGLSFLWEYEGLNQSIPVLLYHRIGQEDNPYTITAEHFESNVKALSQEGYATLSLNQVQQIIQHKAVVLPEKPLIITFDDGYLDNYLYAFPILQKYSMVASFYIITGIIGQADRLTIPQMREMQAAGMDFGSHTVTHRLLGTLSVEEVKTELAQSKVTLEQIVGGKVNFIAYPGGSYSGDTLQIAQEAGYLAGWSTRLGVETFKHPFTLKRIPIFHHDQTRSISYILLKKGFIPGLLFNL, encoded by the coding sequence ATGTTTTCACGTCGGCAGTTTCTGAAACTTGGTTTCGGTGCGATGGGCACTGCAGCCGGATTGTCATTTCTTTGGGAATATGAAGGTCTGAATCAGAGTATTCCGGTATTACTGTACCATCGAATTGGCCAGGAAGATAATCCGTATACAATTACGGCTGAACATTTTGAGTCAAACGTTAAGGCCTTGTCTCAGGAAGGCTATGCGACCTTATCGCTTAATCAGGTTCAGCAAATCATCCAGCATAAAGCGGTTGTACTACCGGAGAAACCTTTGATCATTACTTTTGATGACGGCTATCTGGACAATTATCTCTATGCGTTTCCCATATTGCAAAAATATTCTATGGTTGCAAGCTTTTACATTATTACCGGTATTATTGGACAAGCTGATCGCTTAACTATACCGCAAATGCGGGAAATGCAAGCTGCCGGTATGGACTTTGGGTCGCATACGGTGACGCATCGCTTACTGGGTACGCTTTCCGTCGAGGAGGTTAAAACTGAATTAGCGCAATCAAAGGTTACGCTTGAACAAATAGTAGGCGGCAAAGTAAACTTTATTGCCTATCCCGGCGGAAGTTATTCCGGCGATACTTTGCAGATAGCGCAAGAAGCCGGCTATTTGGCCGGATGGTCTACCCGCTTGGGCGTGGAAACCTTTAAGCATCCCTTTACGTTAAAGAGAATTCCGATCTTTCATCATGACCAAACCCGTTCGATTTCTTATATTCTCTTAAAAAAGGGATTCATACCGGGGCTGCTATTCAATCTATAG
- a CDS encoding DUF1007 family protein, whose protein sequence is MKIWLMALLCSFIVTLPVSAHPHVFITPKATIVISNHAVSQINVEWDFDDMSSALFKESSGSDSAAIWNLVFPQMQLLVNGSQAPRSGYYTYLEIDGKPYPNLMPAYFQTTFVDGILQCRFTLFINQSINHSLTLRFDDPTIYNQFDMYPGNFQIDNQSAQPVSLEQRSEYGIDKIYVSF, encoded by the coding sequence ATGAAAATTTGGCTTATGGCACTACTCTGTAGCTTCATAGTTACTTTGCCGGTCAGCGCACATCCCCATGTGTTTATTACGCCGAAAGCGACGATTGTCATCAGTAATCACGCTGTTTCTCAGATCAATGTGGAATGGGATTTTGATGATATGTCATCCGCTTTATTTAAAGAAAGCAGCGGCTCCGACAGCGCGGCCATCTGGAATTTAGTGTTTCCGCAAATGCAGCTATTGGTGAATGGCAGCCAGGCGCCTCGTTCCGGCTATTATACATATCTTGAAATAGACGGCAAGCCTTATCCTAATCTTATGCCGGCATATTTTCAAACAACCTTTGTAGATGGCATTTTACAATGCCGTTTTACCTTATTTATCAATCAGAGTATCAATCACAGCTTAACCTTACGTTTTGATGATCCTACTATTTATAATCAATTCGATATGTATCCCGGTAACTTCCAAATAGATAATCAAAGTGCTCAACCGGTTAGCTTAGAACAACGCAGCGAATATGGTATCGACAAAATTTATGTTTCATTTTAG
- a CDS encoding HoxN/HupN/NixA family nickel/cobalt transporter has protein sequence MKTKHFIVCIVCGLFLYGIIYFLGNTLHSLLMPVNLFIEHNPYLRFLSKLQQEMNHQIALTVKELQAQTNLRLLASLLGLSFVYGALHALGPGHGKTLLSTWILAKQRSVKEVCFVSLAAALLHALSATSIIAVTYLILGKYASLSTQQLNVDLQLVAAILIIGISLNTLYTVMQTKQTSNLATKRPGHPAWIACSVGLVPCPVTSVIFIFCLTLHLAWLGLLLVSAFAGGMGIALLAISYTVWKIKKEAVMAPYPNLQYFVEKPLPILGSLTLLGVGVIYLCALL, from the coding sequence ATGAAAACTAAGCATTTTATTGTATGTATCGTTTGCGGCTTATTTCTATATGGTATAATTTATTTCTTGGGTAATACGCTGCATTCTCTTTTAATGCCAGTCAATCTGTTTATCGAGCATAATCCGTATTTACGGTTTCTTAGCAAACTGCAGCAGGAAATGAACCATCAGATAGCCTTGACCGTAAAAGAATTACAGGCGCAAACGAATCTTCGCTTACTTGCCTCCCTGCTGGGGTTATCATTTGTTTATGGAGCCTTACATGCCTTGGGGCCTGGGCACGGGAAAACATTGCTTTCTACCTGGATTCTTGCCAAGCAGCGCAGCGTAAAGGAAGTATGCTTTGTTTCCCTTGCTGCCGCTTTGTTGCATGCCTTGTCAGCAACTTCTATTATAGCAGTCACGTATCTCATATTAGGGAAATATGCTTCACTGAGCACACAGCAGTTGAATGTCGATCTGCAACTGGTTGCTGCTATCTTGATTATTGGAATCAGCCTTAACACGTTATATACGGTTATGCAAACAAAGCAAACCAGTAACTTGGCAACCAAACGTCCTGGCCATCCGGCCTGGATTGCCTGTTCGGTTGGTTTGGTTCCCTGTCCGGTAACCAGTGTAATTTTCATCTTCTGCCTGACCTTACACCTTGCATGGCTGGGACTTCTACTCGTTAGTGCCTTTGCCGGTGGAATGGGCATCGCCCTGCTGGCTATTTCTTATACGGTATGGAAAATAAAAAAGGAAGCGGTCATGGCTCCCTATCCTAACTTACAATATTTTGTTGAAAAGCCGTTGCCTATTTTAGGTTCACTGACTCTTCTTGGTGTGGGCGTAATTTACTTATGCGCTTTGCTATAA
- a CDS encoding LysE family translocator: MNITSFLIYCVIVTFTPGPTNIVILSTVHGCGVKKAMEYTYGATLAFGALLAGSAILNTMLAAVIPKVLLIMQSMGTFYILYLAYQIYKMDTAGSTARQAATFRSGFIMQFVNPKVVLFTMTVIPGFVMPYYTEPQLLSIFVAVITVIGFLAFVTWVLFGAIFKEFLIRHQKPVNISMALFLIYSAIMGSGLVELVGR; the protein is encoded by the coding sequence ATGAATATTACATCCTTTTTAATATATTGCGTTATCGTAACGTTTACACCGGGGCCGACCAATATTGTTATATTGTCTACGGTGCATGGTTGCGGAGTAAAAAAGGCGATGGAATATACCTATGGAGCAACGCTTGCCTTTGGCGCCTTACTGGCCGGTTCTGCTATATTAAATACCATGCTCGCGGCGGTAATACCTAAGGTTTTACTGATCATGCAGAGCATGGGGACTTTTTATATTTTGTATTTGGCTTATCAGATATACAAAATGGATACAGCAGGATCAACGGCAAGGCAAGCTGCCACCTTCCGGTCAGGATTTATTATGCAGTTTGTAAATCCCAAGGTGGTGTTGTTTACCATGACGGTCATCCCGGGTTTTGTTATGCCATATTACACAGAACCGCAGCTACTATCAATATTTGTTGCAGTAATTACCGTTATTGGTTTTTTAGCCTTTGTCACCTGGGTGCTTTTTGGGGCGATTTTTAAAGAGTTTTTGATAAGGCATCAGAAGCCGGTTAATATCAGTATGGCCCTGTTTTTAATCTATTCTGCTATAATGGGGTCAGGACTAGTTGAGCTTGTTGGGAGATGA
- a CDS encoding helix-turn-helix domain-containing protein, translating into MEKFIYKKSSEVTALSASFTDFTYKKHCHEEYALGVTLRGIQQYNLDGSFQSSYESGVMLFNPEQIHDGRAHDRTGIDYVMLYIEPRLFLDILGKKELVRFASPIVYHQALRNSILKLSRAILSEGEEALCSELLLSLVDNFNRIKLYTDCRKDSKLIKKAKEMIYSKLADVLSLDEISQELAMSKFQFIRLFKANTGISPYQFFIFSKVNRAKQLLEKNKDIYSAIAECGFVDLSHLNKHFKKIYGITAFEYKAHLN; encoded by the coding sequence ATGGAAAAGTTCATATATAAAAAATCATCCGAGGTTACGGCGCTATCAGCGAGCTTTACCGATTTCACCTATAAAAAGCATTGCCATGAAGAATATGCCTTGGGTGTAACCTTGCGCGGCATTCAACAATATAATTTAGACGGTAGTTTTCAGTCGTCCTATGAGAGTGGGGTTATGCTGTTTAATCCTGAACAGATTCATGACGGGAGAGCCCATGACCGTACGGGAATTGATTATGTTATGCTGTATATTGAACCGAGACTGTTTTTAGATATCCTGGGGAAAAAGGAGCTAGTCCGGTTTGCCTCTCCCATTGTCTATCATCAAGCTCTGCGGAATAGTATTTTAAAGCTTTCCCGCGCCATTCTAAGTGAGGGCGAGGAAGCTTTGTGCAGTGAATTGCTCCTGTCTCTGGTAGATAACTTTAATCGGATTAAGCTTTATACTGACTGCCGAAAAGATAGTAAGCTAATTAAAAAAGCAAAGGAAATGATTTATTCTAAATTAGCAGATGTATTGAGCCTTGATGAAATTTCCCAAGAGCTTGCTATGTCAAAGTTTCAGTTTATCCGGTTATTTAAAGCGAATACGGGAATCTCACCCTATCAATTTTTTATATTTAGCAAGGTCAATCGTGCCAAGCAATTACTGGAGAAAAACAAAGATATTTATTCAGCCATCGCAGAATGTGGCTTTGTCGATTTATCTCATTTAAATAAGCATTTCAAAAAGATTTATGGCATAACGGCATTTGAGTATAAAGCCCATTTAAATTAG
- a CDS encoding phosphoenolpyruvate synthase, whose translation MKPYVLFFHQIDASSLSYVGGKGANLGEMTQAGFPVPGGFCITTFAYKDFIETSMEMAAFFTVLDQIELADLEQVRVIAQQIRTHIEQIPIPLSIKTAIIQAWTKQGAENFYAVRSSATAEDLPGASFAGQQDTYLNVKGQEELLRHVRKCWASLFTDRAIVYRAKNGFDHRNIYLSVVVQQLIRPDTAGIMFTADPVNGNRTVVSIDASFGLGEALVSGQVSADLYKVKNSHIVSKKLAKKKLAIYALPEGGTVTKEIPPEQQERQALSDRQISELAVLGKKIEQHYGVPQDIEFCVAEDEIYIVQSRPITTLYPRPDMPQRPLRVLLSFGHIQMATNAMKPLGLSVLQHIFPASVFTLAGGRVFIDLTDILHNPIARKIVPSVLKNVDESMSRAVAAVTSRPDFLEESHSSHNTAFSSVRKIAVPILRKGWKVLRSGNLEHVLDEVAIYTREHQKGIQQALNGKQGAERIIIVQKQLKTLLLDILHNLIPYVFPGIISVFMLKKAITHRLGHDDEISKLNKSLPHNVTSEMGLELGDLADLLRELPAVREYLKKANDQTFYSGLDGIEGGETFRRAFAEFMDKYGMRCPGEIDMTVTRWYEAPTRLISALFSHLQSLRAGEHRLRFAEGQKEAEAAMHTVLDSVKGKYFRSKIIKRLIAVYRQLGGLREQHKYILIAVMGECKKAIMEEADLLVQRGILRESQDVCFLTLDELVNLLQHNYAGNVDDLIAKRKEEHERYQKLKPPRVMTSEGEIVIVPLNKKNVAAGMIVGSPVSAGVVEGIARVILRPESAILREGEILVAPHTDPGWTPLFQSAVAVITEVGGLMTHGAVVAREYGIPAVVGVDDATTLIKDGEKIRVNGDLGYIEILGNR comes from the coding sequence ATGAAGCCATATGTACTTTTTTTTCATCAAATAGATGCCTCAAGTCTTAGCTATGTTGGCGGAAAGGGGGCTAACCTGGGTGAGATGACGCAGGCCGGCTTTCCTGTACCCGGCGGATTCTGTATAACGACCTTTGCCTATAAAGACTTTATAGAAACCAGTATGGAAATGGCAGCTTTTTTTACTGTGCTAGACCAAATTGAACTGGCCGACTTAGAGCAAGTGAGAGTAATCGCTCAGCAGATAAGGACCCATATAGAGCAAATACCTATCCCGCTTTCGATTAAGACTGCTATTATTCAGGCCTGGACAAAACAGGGAGCGGAAAATTTTTACGCCGTCAGGTCCAGCGCAACGGCAGAAGACTTACCTGGCGCATCCTTTGCCGGTCAGCAGGATACTTATCTAAACGTGAAAGGTCAGGAAGAACTGCTGCGGCACGTCAGAAAATGCTGGGCCTCGCTGTTTACGGACCGCGCCATCGTGTATCGAGCCAAGAATGGTTTTGACCACCGGAACATCTATCTGTCTGTAGTCGTTCAGCAACTGATACGCCCCGATACGGCTGGCATCATGTTCACCGCCGACCCGGTAAATGGTAATCGCACGGTTGTTTCCATTGATGCCAGTTTTGGTTTAGGTGAAGCACTTGTCTCGGGGCAGGTGTCTGCTGATTTATATAAAGTAAAAAACAGTCATATTGTCAGTAAGAAGCTAGCGAAAAAGAAATTAGCCATTTATGCATTACCGGAAGGCGGTACGGTCACCAAGGAGATTCCGCCGGAACAACAGGAACGGCAAGCTCTCAGTGACAGGCAAATCAGTGAGCTGGCGGTGCTCGGCAAAAAGATTGAGCAACACTATGGCGTACCTCAGGATATTGAATTTTGTGTGGCAGAGGATGAAATATATATTGTCCAGAGCCGGCCGATTACCACCCTTTATCCCCGGCCGGATATGCCGCAGCGGCCTTTGCGGGTGTTGCTGTCTTTTGGCCATATTCAAATGGCAACGAATGCAATGAAGCCATTGGGCTTATCGGTATTACAGCATATATTTCCGGCAAGTGTCTTTACCCTTGCCGGGGGAAGGGTGTTTATTGATCTTACGGATATTTTGCATAATCCGATAGCCCGTAAGATTGTTCCGTCAGTGCTTAAAAATGTAGACGAAAGCATGAGCCGGGCTGTGGCAGCGGTCACTTCGCGTCCGGACTTTCTTGAGGAAAGCCACTCTTCTCATAATACAGCATTCTCGTCCGTTAGAAAAATTGCAGTTCCTATCTTAAGGAAGGGATGGAAAGTTCTTCGTTCCGGTAACCTGGAACATGTTCTGGACGAGGTAGCAATATATACCCGGGAACACCAAAAGGGGATACAACAAGCACTTAATGGAAAACAGGGGGCCGAACGGATCATCATTGTTCAAAAGCAATTGAAAACTCTTTTACTCGATATTCTACATAACCTGATTCCTTATGTCTTTCCCGGCATCATATCCGTTTTTATGCTGAAAAAGGCAATTACTCATCGTTTGGGCCATGATGATGAGATTAGTAAATTGAATAAGTCACTTCCCCACAATGTGACAAGTGAGATGGGGCTGGAGCTGGGCGATCTTGCCGATCTGCTGAGGGAACTGCCGGCGGTCCGGGAATATCTCAAAAAAGCTAATGATCAAACCTTTTATTCCGGACTTGACGGTATAGAGGGTGGCGAAACCTTTAGACGTGCTTTTGCCGAGTTCATGGACAAGTACGGGATGAGGTGTCCCGGTGAGATTGATATGACCGTCACACGCTGGTATGAAGCGCCTACAAGGTTAATCTCCGCATTGTTCAGTCATCTGCAAAGTCTGCGGGCCGGCGAACATCGGCTGCGATTTGCCGAAGGACAAAAGGAAGCCGAGGCAGCGATGCATACTGTGTTAGACTCGGTAAAGGGGAAATATTTTAGAAGTAAAATCATTAAACGGCTGATTGCTGTTTACCGTCAGTTAGGCGGACTGCGTGAGCAACATAAGTATATCCTCATTGCCGTGATGGGTGAATGCAAAAAAGCCATTATGGAGGAAGCTGATCTCCTTGTGCAGCGAGGCATACTGCGGGAAAGCCAGGACGTATGCTTCCTGACACTGGATGAACTGGTTAATCTTTTGCAGCACAATTATGCGGGAAATGTTGATGACCTGATTGCTAAGCGCAAGGAAGAACACGAGCGGTATCAAAAATTGAAGCCGCCGCGAGTCATGACAAGCGAGGGCGAAATTGTTATTGTTCCTCTTAACAAAAAAAATGTCGCAGCCGGAATGATCGTCGGCAGTCCTGTTTCCGCAGGAGTGGTGGAAGGGATTGCCCGCGTTATCCTTAGGCCGGAGAGTGCTATTTTGAGGGAAGGGGAAATTCTGGTGGCACCCCATACTGACCCAGGCTGGACCCCGCTCTTTCAATCTGCCGTTGCGGTTATAACCGAAGTCGGCGGCTTAATGACCCATGGGGCGGTGGTTGCCCGCGAATATGGCATTCCCGCGGTAGTAGGTGTTGATGATGCCACAACCTTAATTAAAGATGGAGAAAAAATAAGGGTTAACGGAGATTTGGGTTACATTGAAATTCTAGGGAACCGCTGA
- a CDS encoding SGNH/GDSL hydrolase family protein, translating into MIAIHTVKIVAMGDSVTYGFPYMPEQSWLYFAAKELAIEQVNSGSNGDTTSGMLSRFTRDVCRHKPSHVIIMGGTNDAYEGLEVSQVVGNINKMVQLARDNQITPIIGLPIPCNDWSAEILLGEYREAMQEYAVNNGLIYIDFYAALVDEETAEIKSGLHCDGVHPNEAGYGVMADIAFRALQKLL; encoded by the coding sequence GTGATTGCTATTCACACAGTGAAAATAGTTGCCATGGGTGATTCAGTAACCTATGGTTTTCCCTATATGCCGGAGCAATCGTGGCTTTACTTTGCGGCTAAGGAACTGGCAATAGAACAGGTCAACAGCGGAAGTAACGGCGATACCACCAGCGGTATGCTCAGTCGCTTTACCCGCGATGTATGCAGACACAAGCCATCTCATGTCATCATCATGGGCGGAACGAATGACGCTTATGAAGGCCTGGAGGTCAGCCAGGTTGTTGGCAATATCAACAAGATGGTACAACTGGCTAGAGACAATCAGATTACTCCGATAATTGGTCTCCCGATACCGTGCAATGACTGGTCGGCTGAAATCTTGTTAGGGGAATACAGAGAAGCTATGCAGGAGTATGCTGTTAACAATGGCCTGATATATATTGACTTCTATGCAGCCCTGGTTGATGAAGAGACTGCCGAAATAAAGTCCGGACTGCATTGTGACGGTGTGCATCCCAATGAGGCCGGTTACGGGGTTATGGCTGACATCGCTTTTAGGGCACTTCAGAAATTGTTATAA